acccaaaaaaaaaaaaaaatcaatacaccTGTACCAGAAGCATGTGTTTACAGTGCCCATTTTTCATGTTGTAATAGATAGACACTATATCCTGATGTATCCTGTTTTGTATTAGCCTGTGTTGAAATTTCAAAAAAGGTTTCCTCCATCTCTGTAGGAGAGAACGTCACAGAGAACACCACAATGTACGATTACAGCAGTTACTTTACTGACTACGAAGACTACGGTCCTAAAAACTATAGTGATGTAAGGAAGTTCATCCAAGTGTTTCTGGCCACACTCTACAGTTTGGTTTTCATCCTGGGATTCATAGGTAGGTGTGTCCTCTTGTGCGTATACAATCTGTGGGGATAGAAATGTGTTTAGACACTGCAGGGTTCTGCCTCCATTTCTGGAGGCAGAAGACAATTTCTCCAATTGCTGAGTGTAAATAATTTAGGGTAAAAACTCTTATGTTGGGGGTTGTGTGCCAAGTGGTGAcatgagagagacagacactgtTATTCTACCTGTGACAGTGTGACAGGTGCCCTTATCGTTTTTTCTCTCCCAAAGGTAATGCACTAGTGGTGTGTGTCCTGGTGAAGCACCGCAATCAGAGCAACTTGACAGACATCTGCCTCTTCAACCTGGCTCTCTCTGACCTCCTCTTCGTCTTCACGCTGCCTTTCTACTCTCACTATGCCAGGGTGGGCCAGTGGACTTTTGGAGACTTCATGTGCCGTTTAATCTCCGGCTCTCACCAGACTGGCTTCTTCAGCAGCATCTTCTTCATGGTCGCCATGACGCTGGACCGCTACATGATCATCGTGCACGCTCACAGGGTTGCTCGTTATCGTACGATGAGGGCAGCCATCATTCTGACTGTGCTCGTTTGGATGCTgagcttgtttgtgtctctgccgGATTTTATCTTCATAGAGGAAACAGAAGATTCCCACGGGTTGGAGTGTGACTATCCCCAGGAGAGCAAAGTCTGGGAGCGCTATGACCTGTTCACAATAAATGTGCTGGGTCTCGTGATTCCCTTGTTGGTGATGGTAGGTTGCTACTCCAGGATCATCCCCACGCTGGTGACCATGAGGACCACAAAGAAGCACCGCATAGTCAAGTTGATCATCTG
This window of the Archocentrus centrarchus isolate MPI-CPG fArcCen1 chromosome 16, fArcCen1, whole genome shotgun sequence genome carries:
- the LOC115794840 gene encoding C-C chemokine receptor type 2-like; this translates as MSGENVTENTTMYDYSSYFTDYEDYGPKNYSDVRKFIQVFLATLYSLVFILGFIGNALVVCVLVKHRNQSNLTDICLFNLALSDLLFVFTLPFYSHYARVGQWTFGDFMCRLISGSHQTGFFSSIFFMVAMTLDRYMIIVHAHRVARYRTMRAAIILTVLVWMLSLFVSLPDFIFIEETEDSHGLECDYPQESKVWERYDLFTINVLGLVIPLLVMVGCYSRIIPTLVTMRTTKKHRIVKLIICIVVVFFFLWAPYNISRFLKYLQERKIIPSDHTWYKNVRMSVTVTQAFAYTHCCLNPIIYAFVGEKFMRRALQLLKKLVPGYGRDLSDSTFGRSTVMSRSSEVTSTFIM